A single region of the Pseudomonas sp. VD-NE ins genome encodes:
- the elbB gene encoding isoprenoid biosynthesis glyoxalase ElbB codes for MSKKVAVILSGSGVYDGAEIHESVITLLRLDQRGAQVQCFAPNIAQLHVINHLTGEEMPESRNVLVESARIARGNIKDIRDADVDDFDALIVPGGFGAAKNLSNFAVEGAGCSVQPEVLALAEAFAEAGKPVGLMCISPALAAKIYGPGVTCTIGNDADTATAMNKMGATHEDCAVTEIIEDKARKLVTTPAYMLAQNISEAASGIYKLVDRVLELTHENDA; via the coding sequence ATGAGCAAAAAAGTTGCAGTGATCCTGTCCGGCAGTGGCGTATACGACGGCGCCGAAATCCACGAAAGCGTCATCACCCTGCTGCGCCTCGATCAACGTGGTGCGCAGGTGCAGTGCTTCGCGCCGAACATCGCGCAATTGCACGTGATCAATCACCTGACCGGCGAAGAAATGCCCGAGTCACGCAACGTCCTGGTGGAGTCGGCGCGGATTGCACGTGGCAACATCAAGGACATCCGCGACGCCGATGTCGACGACTTCGATGCGTTGATCGTGCCGGGCGGTTTCGGTGCGGCGAAGAACCTGTCGAACTTCGCCGTCGAAGGCGCTGGCTGCAGCGTGCAGCCTGAAGTGCTGGCACTGGCCGAGGCATTTGCCGAAGCAGGCAAACCGGTTGGCCTGATGTGCATCTCGCCGGCACTCGCGGCGAAGATCTACGGCCCGGGCGTGACCTGCACCATTGGCAACGATGCCGACACCGCCACAGCGATGAACAAGATGGGCGCCACCCATGAAGACTGTGCGGTAACGGAGATTATCGAAGACAAGGCGCGCAAACTGGTAACGACCCCGGCTTACATGCTGGCGCAGAACATCAGTGAGGCGGCTTCGGGGATTTACAAACTCGTGGACCGCGTCCTCGAACTGACCCACGAAAACGACGCCTGA
- a CDS encoding YaiI/YqxD family protein, which yields MRVWIDADACPRAAKDLVVKFALKRQFEVVLVAGQPQIKPGLAIVKLIVVPSGPDAADDYLVEHAVPGELVICSDIPLADRLVKKGVAALDPRGKEFDAQNMGERLAVRNLFTDLREQGQMSGGPAPFGDREKQAFANALDRILTRLSRQS from the coding sequence ATGCGTGTATGGATCGATGCCGACGCCTGTCCACGGGCGGCGAAGGATCTGGTGGTGAAGTTCGCCCTCAAGCGCCAGTTCGAAGTGGTGCTGGTGGCCGGGCAGCCGCAGATCAAGCCGGGGCTGGCCATCGTCAAGTTGATCGTGGTACCGAGCGGTCCGGATGCGGCGGACGATTATCTGGTCGAGCACGCGGTGCCCGGGGAGTTGGTGATCTGCAGCGATATTCCCCTGGCCGATCGCTTGGTGAAGAAGGGCGTTGCGGCGCTGGATCCGCGCGGCAAGGAGTTCGATGCGCAGAACATGGGCGAGCGGCTGGCCGTGCGCAACCTGTTTACCGATTTGCGTGAGCAAGGCCAGATGAGCGGCGGGCCCGCGCCGTTCGGCGATCGCGAGAAACAGGCGTTTGCCAATGCACTGGATCGGATCCTGACCCGGCTATCGCGCCAGTCTTGA
- a CDS encoding FTR1 family protein — MTASSRFLAWLVFPLFALSSFNLLADTVEGAPQALHLLDYISADYPPTVAAGKVVDDSEYREQLEFTRALQGLIAGMPAKPEKAALEQGVEALHGAISAKQDGAEVARQARQLGAQLAVAYEVSQAPIITPDPTRGAPLYAQNCSVCHGDSGAGDGPAGLGMSPAPANLRDAARLDHLSLYAIYNTLGQGVEGTDMPAFADQLDDRQRWDLATYIAGFSADPAAAKSEKTYNIADLARQTPAEVQAAEGAQAAATFRAQRAQPPQVKRGPAQLLDYTAATLDKSLAAYRAGEHDQAYDLSVAAYLEGFELVESSLDNVDANVRKDTEKSLMAYRQSLQDGLPVEQAEQRLDAAKAKLKDSAGLLGSDGLSWSLSYISGLLILLREGLEAILVLAAILAFLRNTGQQSAVRSVNVGWGLALLAGLGTWALAAYVIDVSGSQRELLEGATALFASVMVLWLGVWMHDRRHAAAWQDYIKSSLVGGGGRFGFAILAFFSVYRELFEVILFYETLWLQAGPAGHDAVLAGGATALVLLVGLAWVILRGSAKLPLTLFFSINAALLCALSVVFAGHGVKALQEAGIFGTRPVAFFEFDWLGIHADAYSLTAQAVAILAIVVLYGRSWMAEKRRVVA, encoded by the coding sequence ATGACTGCCTCGTCCCGTTTCCTGGCCTGGCTGGTGTTCCCGCTGTTTGCCCTGAGCAGCTTCAATCTGCTGGCCGATACCGTGGAAGGCGCACCGCAAGCGCTGCACCTGCTCGACTACATCAGCGCCGACTACCCGCCGACGGTGGCGGCGGGCAAGGTTGTCGATGATTCCGAATACCGCGAGCAACTGGAGTTCACGCGGGCGCTGCAAGGCTTGATCGCCGGTATGCCGGCCAAGCCGGAAAAGGCTGCGCTGGAGCAGGGCGTTGAAGCATTGCATGGCGCAATCAGCGCGAAGCAGGATGGCGCCGAAGTGGCCCGTCAGGCGCGCCAACTGGGCGCGCAACTGGCCGTGGCGTATGAAGTCAGCCAGGCACCGATCATCACTCCCGATCCCACCCGGGGTGCGCCGCTCTATGCGCAGAATTGCTCGGTGTGCCACGGCGACAGCGGCGCCGGTGACGGCCCGGCGGGCCTCGGCATGAGCCCGGCACCGGCCAATCTGCGTGATGCGGCGCGGTTGGATCACCTGAGTCTGTACGCGATCTACAACACCCTGGGTCAGGGCGTTGAAGGCACCGACATGCCGGCGTTTGCCGATCAGCTCGATGATCGTCAGCGCTGGGATCTGGCGACTTACATCGCCGGCTTCAGCGCCGATCCGGCGGCGGCCAAGTCCGAGAAAACCTACAACATCGCCGATCTGGCGCGCCAGACTCCGGCCGAAGTGCAGGCCGCTGAAGGCGCGCAAGCGGCGGCGACGTTCCGTGCGCAACGCGCGCAGCCGCCCCAGGTCAAGCGTGGCCCGGCACAGTTGCTCGACTACACCGCGGCAACTCTGGACAAGAGCCTCGCCGCGTATCGCGCTGGCGAACACGATCAGGCCTACGATCTGTCGGTCGCGGCGTATCTGGAAGGCTTCGAACTGGTCGAGAGCTCGCTGGATAACGTCGACGCCAATGTGCGCAAGGACACTGAAAAATCGCTGATGGCGTATCGGCAATCGTTGCAGGACGGCTTACCGGTCGAGCAGGCCGAGCAGCGTCTGGACGCGGCCAAGGCCAAGTTGAAAGACTCTGCCGGGTTGCTCGGCAGTGATGGCTTGAGCTGGTCGCTGAGCTACATCTCCGGACTGCTGATTCTGCTGCGCGAAGGCCTGGAAGCGATTCTGGTGCTGGCGGCGATCCTCGCCTTTTTGCGCAATACCGGCCAGCAATCGGCGGTGCGCAGCGTCAACGTCGGTTGGGGTCTGGCGCTGCTGGCCGGCCTCGGCACCTGGGCGCTGGCGGCATACGTCATCGATGTCAGCGGCTCGCAGCGTGAGCTGCTGGAAGGCGCGACGGCGCTGTTCGCCAGTGTCATGGTCTTGTGGCTCGGCGTGTGGATGCACGACCGTCGCCACGCAGCGGCCTGGCAGGATTACATCAAGAGCAGTCTGGTGGGCGGCGGCGGGCGTTTTGGTTTCGCGATTCTGGCGTTCTTCTCGGTTTATCGTGAGTTGTTCGAAGTGATCCTGTTCTATGAAACCCTGTGGTTGCAGGCCGGCCCGGCCGGGCATGACGCGGTGCTTGCAGGTGGCGCGACGGCACTGGTGCTGCTGGTCGGTCTGGCGTGGGTGATTCTGCGCGGTTCGGCGAAACTGCCGCTGACACTGTTCTTCAGCATCAACGCGGCGCTGTTGTGCGCGCTGTCGGTGGTGTTTGCCGGACATGGCGTGAAGGCGTTGCAGGAAGCCGGGATCTTCGGCACGCGGCCGGTGGCGTTCTTCGAGTTTGATTGGCTGGGGATTCATGCCGATGCCTATTCGCTGACGGCGCAGGCGGTGGCGATTCTGGCGATTGTTGTGTTGTATGGGCGTAGCTGGATGGCGGAGAAGCGGCGGGTAGTTGCTTAA
- a CDS encoding LysR family transcriptional regulator — protein sequence MNQLLAMRAFRCIVECRGFTAAAERLDTTHSTISRQLQQLEAELGTRLINRNTRRFSLTTAGQQYYAACVDILDRLDQAAVAVGQAHEKPSGVLRISAPVVIGTLELANWLPGFQQRYPEIEVDLSCDDRFVDLIAGGFDAALRICGPLEDSSLVARLLTVSPMLLVASPAYIARHGLVRQVRELAGHQLLAFAGGSDWALTDARGATTQIRATGRFKADSISSLHAAALAGVGIAAFTRATVQDDLLSGRLVQMLPNCSLGQRHYYALYPHARHVALKVKVFVEFMAEHYRSVTPGLR from the coding sequence ATGAACCAACTGCTGGCCATGCGTGCATTTCGTTGCATCGTCGAGTGTCGCGGTTTCACGGCCGCCGCCGAGCGGCTCGACACTACGCACTCGACGATCTCCCGGCAGTTGCAGCAACTGGAAGCCGAGCTCGGCACACGCCTGATCAATCGCAATACCCGGCGCTTCAGCCTGACCACGGCGGGGCAGCAGTATTACGCGGCGTGCGTGGATATTCTCGATCGCCTTGATCAGGCCGCTGTGGCGGTTGGTCAGGCCCATGAAAAACCCAGTGGGGTATTGCGCATCAGTGCGCCGGTGGTCATCGGGACGCTGGAACTGGCGAATTGGCTGCCGGGTTTTCAACAACGCTATCCAGAGATTGAAGTCGATCTGTCCTGTGATGATCGTTTTGTCGATCTGATCGCCGGAGGCTTCGACGCCGCGTTGCGCATTTGCGGGCCGTTGGAGGATTCGTCACTGGTGGCGCGGTTGCTCACGGTTTCGCCGATGCTGCTGGTCGCGTCACCGGCCTATATCGCACGGCACGGTTTGGTACGGCAGGTGCGGGAACTGGCCGGGCATCAATTGCTGGCGTTTGCCGGTGGCAGCGACTGGGCGCTGACCGATGCGCGCGGAGCGACCACGCAGATCCGTGCGACTGGGCGCTTCAAGGCCGACTCAATCAGCTCGCTGCACGCCGCTGCGTTGGCCGGTGTGGGCATCGCCGCGTTCACCCGGGCGACGGTGCAGGATGATCTGTTGAGCGGGCGGCTGGTGCAGATGCTGCCCAATTGCAGCCTCGGTCAGCGGCACTATTACGCGCTGTATCCCCACGCCCGGCATGTGGCGCTCAAGGTCAAAGTGTTCGTTGAGTTCATGGCCGAACACTACCGCAGCGTCACTCCTGGATTGCGCTGA
- a CDS encoding COG3014 family protein: protein MAFRAPTLIALSAVTLLSGCSAFRNYDSELAQTNQQLATGNVDAALTLLEKNNTGPDKDLLYYFEKGELLRAKGDLSGSQNAWTSADVVVGQWEDSVKLDTGKYLAQFGSFIVNDKVRRYEGYDYEKVMLTTQMALNLLAVNDFDGARTAIKKTHEREAVIADLRDKEYLKSEEEAEKEGIKTQYKDLQGYPVASLDAPEVVGLKNSYQSAFSHYLSGFVYEALGEKGLAAPGYRKAAELRPNTPLLEQALVNLDKPGKSDDSDILIVVQSGLAPARDSIRVPLPLPISNNVVITPLSFPIIKPDTSTATFAQIGVDGQQVDLTALNSTTAMSRRALRDDMPGIILRTTVRAITKGVAQKKINETNPLAGLAVGISSAVLEGADTRTWRTLPDNTQVVRLRLKKGEHQVTLPSAVGGSVVKVTVDQRYQVITLRAVGNQVFAGGLAAHVIPSAGATNVASLKQP, encoded by the coding sequence ATGGCATTCCGCGCCCCCACTCTGATCGCGCTCAGCGCCGTCACTTTGCTGTCCGGCTGTTCAGCGTTTCGAAACTATGATTCCGAACTGGCACAGACCAACCAGCAACTGGCCACCGGCAACGTTGACGCCGCGCTGACCCTGCTGGAAAAGAACAACACCGGCCCCGACAAAGACCTGCTCTACTACTTCGAGAAGGGCGAGTTGCTCCGCGCCAAGGGCGACCTGTCCGGCAGCCAGAATGCCTGGACCAGTGCCGATGTGGTGGTCGGTCAGTGGGAAGACTCGGTCAAGCTCGACACCGGCAAGTACCTGGCCCAGTTCGGCAGCTTCATTGTCAATGACAAGGTGCGTCGCTACGAAGGCTACGACTACGAAAAAGTCATGCTGACCACGCAGATGGCCCTGAACCTGCTGGCGGTCAACGACTTCGACGGTGCACGTACTGCGATCAAGAAAACTCACGAACGTGAAGCGGTGATCGCTGACCTGCGTGACAAGGAATACCTCAAGAGCGAGGAAGAGGCCGAGAAAGAAGGCATCAAGACGCAGTACAAGGATCTGCAAGGTTATCCGGTCGCCAGTCTCGACGCGCCGGAAGTGGTTGGCCTGAAAAACAGCTACCAGAGTGCTTTCAGCCATTACCTGTCCGGGTTCGTCTATGAAGCTCTGGGCGAGAAAGGTCTGGCTGCACCGGGCTACCGCAAGGCCGCCGAGCTTCGCCCGAACACGCCACTGCTGGAACAGGCACTGGTCAACCTCGACAAGCCGGGCAAGTCCGACGACAGCGACATCCTGATCGTGGTGCAAAGCGGTCTGGCGCCGGCACGCGACTCGATCCGCGTACCGTTGCCATTGCCGATCTCCAACAACGTGGTGATCACGCCGCTGTCGTTCCCGATCATCAAACCGGACACCTCCACGGCGACTTTCGCGCAGATCGGCGTCGACGGTCAGCAAGTCGATCTGACCGCGCTGAACAGCACCACCGCCATGTCCCGCCGCGCCCTGCGTGACGACATGCCGGGGATAATTCTGCGCACCACCGTGCGGGCGATCACCAAAGGCGTGGCGCAGAAGAAGATCAACGAAACCAACCCGCTGGCCGGTCTCGCCGTCGGTATCTCTTCAGCTGTGCTCGAAGGTGCCGATACCCGTACGTGGCGCACCCTGCCGGACAACACCCAAGTGGTGCGTCTGCGTCTGAAAAAGGGTGAGCATCAGGTTACCCTGCCAAGCGCCGTGGGCGGTTCGGTGGTCAAGGTCACTGTCGATCAGCGTTATCAAGTGATCACTCTGCGCGCCGTGGGCAACCAGGTGTTCGCCGGTGGTCTCGCCGCACACGTCATCCCGAGCGCCGGCGCGACCAACGTCGCCAGCCTCAAACAACCTTAA
- a CDS encoding YcfL family protein encodes MRFKLIAVAALALLASGCATPPPPEPGSAPSKVVAMGPQKHIVVGAMRVARENGFMTVNVQLSNTLNSNKIFYYRFAWLGAEGFPIAEEEVWKSQMMYGAQTSFIQGIAPTPKAVDFRLEIKTP; translated from the coding sequence ATGCGCTTCAAACTCATCGCCGTTGCCGCCCTCGCCTTGCTGGCGAGCGGCTGCGCCACCCCGCCACCGCCAGAGCCGGGCAGTGCCCCGAGCAAAGTCGTGGCCATGGGTCCGCAGAAACACATCGTCGTCGGCGCCATGCGCGTGGCCCGCGAGAACGGCTTCATGACGGTCAACGTGCAGTTGAGCAACACCCTCAACAGCAACAAGATTTTCTACTACCGCTTCGCCTGGCTCGGCGCGGAAGGTTTCCCGATTGCCGAAGAAGAAGTGTGGAAAAGCCAAATGATGTACGGCGCCCAGACCAGCTTCATTCAAGGCATCGCCCCAACCCCGAAAGCCGTGGACTTCCGTCTGGAAATCAAGACGCCGTAA
- the lpoB gene encoding penicillin-binding protein activator LpoB, which translates to MFARFSCIAVIALLASGCANTSPTLGSKNISYGDTKAVETVTNEFGSTDLQMIAESMTRSLAQSGILQGRPVVQVYDVKNKTSEYIDTREITTSIKTQLMKTGVARFASDNNAMQSQVDQLKLQNQSGLYKKSTVAKTGNMVAAKYRIEGSISSIVKRSSDYKDVFYKFSLQLIDVESGLAEWMDEKEIRKTTER; encoded by the coding sequence ATGTTTGCACGCTTTTCCTGCATCGCCGTCATCGCCCTGCTGGCCTCCGGTTGCGCCAATACTTCGCCGACCCTGGGCAGCAAGAACATCAGCTACGGCGACACCAAAGCGGTTGAAACCGTGACCAACGAATTCGGTTCGACCGACCTGCAAATGATCGCCGAGTCGATGACCCGCTCGCTGGCCCAGTCCGGCATTCTGCAGGGCCGTCCGGTGGTTCAGGTCTACGACGTGAAGAACAAGACCAGCGAGTACATCGACACCCGCGAAATCACCACCAGCATCAAGACCCAACTGATGAAGACTGGCGTAGCGCGCTTCGCCAGCGACAACAACGCCATGCAGAGCCAGGTTGACCAGCTCAAGCTGCAAAACCAGAGCGGCCTGTACAAGAAGAGCACCGTGGCCAAGACTGGCAACATGGTTGCCGCCAAGTACCGCATCGAAGGCTCGATCAGCTCGATCGTCAAGCGCAGCAGCGACTACAAGGACGTCTTCTACAAATTCAGCCTGCAATTGATCGACGTTGAAAGCGGTCTGGCCGAGTGGATGGACGAAAAAGAGATCCGCAAAACCACGGAGCGTTAA
- a CDS encoding penicillin-binding protein activator LpoB: MRAWIGMMALACACSVQAAPKVAVTDLAYQERVEQYIHIVSAQSNHREGYYSSSGSSSYNEIEASTSYIEQGELRKFTGDIKGEILRTGMFQLVQGTPYTASSKGDVYDVIKRIKAGNFKGADYVLFGTVSDIDFTQDVNELANTDSYSAVLGLTLVADFSLINTKTFEITSAFTAMGEAQDTKLVNHRDIKISLNRPRVVRDVSKALGEDVAGQLSMQLGGGGYEQPREAPQRNNLPRDTAPVILR; this comes from the coding sequence ATGCGCGCATGGATTGGCATGATGGCCCTGGCTTGCGCGTGCAGCGTGCAAGCGGCCCCGAAAGTCGCGGTGACGGACCTGGCGTATCAGGAACGTGTGGAGCAATACATCCACATCGTTTCGGCCCAGAGCAATCATCGCGAGGGTTACTACAGCTCCAGCGGCTCGTCGAGCTACAACGAGATCGAAGCGAGCACCAGCTATATCGAGCAAGGCGAGTTGCGCAAATTCACCGGTGACATCAAGGGTGAAATCCTGCGTACCGGCATGTTCCAGCTGGTGCAAGGCACGCCGTACACCGCGTCGTCCAAGGGTGACGTCTACGACGTGATCAAGCGCATCAAGGCCGGCAACTTCAAAGGCGCCGACTATGTGCTGTTTGGTACGGTGTCGGACATCGACTTCACTCAGGACGTCAACGAGCTGGCGAACACCGACAGCTATTCGGCGGTGCTGGGCCTGACGTTGGTGGCGGACTTCAGCCTGATCAACACCAAGACCTTCGAAATCACCTCGGCCTTCACGGCGATGGGCGAAGCGCAGGACACCAAACTGGTGAACCACCGCGACATCAAGATCTCGCTGAACCGCCCACGGGTGGTGCGTGACGTGTCGAAGGCCTTGGGCGAAGACGTGGCCGGGCAACTGAGCATGCAGCTCGGTGGTGGCGGTTACGAGCAGCCGCGTGAAGCACCGCAGCGCAACAACCTGCCGCGTGATACCGCGCCGGTGATCTTGCGCTGA
- the rhtB gene encoding homoserine/homoserine lactone efflux protein translates to MELQTWLAFFAACWVISLSPGAGAIASMSSGLQYGFWRGYWNALGLQIGLAVQIAIVGAGVGAILTASATAFHAIKWFGVAYLVYLAIKQWRALPMDMSDDAAVRPIGKPLALVFRGFLVNISNPKALVFMLAVLPQFINPHAPLLIQYVVIGVTMVCVDLIVMAGYTGLASKVLRLLRTPQQQKRMNRTFAGLFIGAAAFMATLRKAAT, encoded by the coding sequence ATGGAGCTTCAAACATGGCTGGCGTTTTTTGCCGCCTGCTGGGTGATCAGTCTGTCCCCGGGTGCTGGCGCCATTGCGTCGATGTCCAGCGGTCTGCAATACGGGTTCTGGCGCGGTTACTGGAACGCCCTCGGCTTGCAAATCGGTCTGGCGGTGCAGATTGCGATTGTCGGCGCCGGTGTTGGCGCGATCCTCACCGCTTCGGCCACGGCCTTCCACGCGATCAAATGGTTTGGTGTGGCTTACCTCGTGTATCTGGCCATCAAGCAATGGCGCGCGCTGCCCATGGACATGAGCGATGACGCCGCGGTACGCCCGATCGGCAAGCCGTTGGCGCTGGTGTTCCGCGGCTTTCTGGTAAACATCAGCAACCCCAAGGCTCTGGTGTTCATGCTGGCGGTGCTGCCGCAGTTCATCAATCCGCATGCGCCGCTGTTGATTCAGTACGTGGTGATCGGCGTGACCATGGTTTGTGTCGACCTGATCGTCATGGCGGGCTACACCGGTCTGGCGTCGAAGGTGTTGCGTCTGTTGCGCACCCCGCAGCAGCAGAAGCGCATGAACCGCACGTTTGCCGGGCTATTCATCGGTGCGGCGGCGTTTATGGCAACGTTGCGTAAAGCGGCGACGTAA
- a CDS encoding mechanosensitive ion channel family protein has product MEAFKLPLPAVWVEPIWFTLQILLILLAGYLTQRFVAKGLTRLGERYPFPPQLLMPLRGVLRWLIMGSALIFVLERLGVSATVLWTALSGFVAVAAVAFFAMWSVLSNLLCAILIFTVGPFRLGDIVELVDTTDKPGVKGRVVAINLLYTTLIEAEELGTGSAMVQVPNSLFFQRSVRRWRGTDVFPSSGFEK; this is encoded by the coding sequence ATGGAAGCGTTCAAGCTGCCGCTACCGGCGGTGTGGGTCGAGCCGATCTGGTTTACGCTGCAGATTCTGCTGATTCTGCTGGCCGGTTACCTCACTCAGCGCTTCGTCGCCAAAGGCCTGACCCGGTTGGGTGAGCGCTATCCGTTTCCGCCGCAATTGTTGATGCCGCTGCGCGGCGTGTTGCGCTGGCTGATCATGGGCAGTGCGCTGATTTTCGTATTGGAACGCCTCGGCGTTTCGGCCACTGTGTTGTGGACGGCGCTGTCAGGGTTCGTTGCGGTGGCAGCGGTGGCGTTCTTTGCGATGTGGAGCGTGCTGTCGAACCTGCTCTGCGCGATTCTGATCTTCACGGTCGGGCCATTTCGGTTGGGCGATATCGTCGAGCTGGTGGACACCACCGACAAGCCAGGCGTCAAAGGCCGGGTGGTGGCGATCAATCTGCTCTACACGACGTTGATCGAGGCTGAAGAGCTGGGGACCGGCAGCGCCATGGTGCAGGTGCCGAACAGCTTGTTCTTCCAGCGCTCGGTGCGGCGTTGGCGCGGGACGGATGTGTTTCCGTCGAGCGGTTTCGAGAAGTAG
- the abc-f gene encoding ribosomal protection-like ABC-F family protein: protein MIRLQNLTLQRGPQRLLEDAELTLHAGHKAGLIGANGAGKSSLFALIRGELHPDSGDCFLPADWRIAHMRQEIETLERLAVDYVLDGDLRLREVQRDLAAAEAAHDGAAQARLHSELDSADGYTADARARKLLAGLGFTNEQMDRQVGDFSGGWRMRLNLAQALMCPSDLLLLDEPTNHLDLDAIIWLEEWLKSYPGTLLLISHDRDFLDEVVDHVAHVDQRKITLYRGGYTAFERARAERLAQQQQAYEKQQAQRAHMESYIARFKAQATKARQAQSRIKALERMEELSAAHVDSPFDFVFRESTKISSPLIDLSDARLGYGDKTILEKVKLQLTPGARIGLLGPNGAGKSTLIKNLAGELSPIAGRLTRGENTVVGYFAQHQLDSLDAKASPLLHLQRLAPTEREQTLRDFLGGFDFRGARIDEPVLNFSGGEKARLALALIAWERPNLLLLDEPTNHLDLEMRLALTMALQEFSGAVLVVSHDRHLLKSTTDNFYLVADGKVEEFDGDLEDYARWLVEYRQRNAPVSNTPVNPDKTDKKAQRQAAAALRQQLAPHKREADKLEAELGKLHEKLAKVDASLGDSDIYEPARKNELRDLLAEQAKLKVREGELEEAWMEALETLESMQAELEALS from the coding sequence ATGATCCGACTTCAGAACCTGACTTTACAGCGTGGCCCGCAACGTCTGCTAGAAGACGCCGAGCTGACCCTGCACGCCGGCCACAAAGCCGGCCTCATCGGTGCCAACGGCGCCGGCAAATCGAGCCTGTTCGCCCTGATTCGGGGTGAGCTGCACCCCGACTCGGGTGATTGCTTCCTGCCGGCCGATTGGCGCATCGCCCACATGCGCCAGGAAATCGAGACACTCGAGCGTCTTGCCGTCGACTATGTGCTCGATGGCGACTTGCGTCTACGCGAGGTGCAACGTGACCTCGCCGCCGCCGAAGCGGCGCACGACGGTGCCGCTCAGGCCCGTCTGCATTCCGAACTCGACAGCGCCGACGGTTACACCGCCGATGCGCGGGCGCGCAAATTGCTCGCCGGTCTCGGCTTCACCAACGAGCAGATGGATCGCCAGGTCGGCGATTTCTCCGGTGGCTGGCGGATGCGTCTGAATCTGGCGCAAGCGTTGATGTGTCCGTCGGACTTGTTGTTGCTCGACGAACCGACCAACCACTTGGACCTCGACGCGATCATCTGGCTCGAAGAGTGGCTGAAAAGCTACCCGGGTACCTTGCTGCTGATTTCCCACGACCGCGATTTCCTCGACGAAGTCGTCGATCACGTCGCGCATGTCGATCAGCGCAAAATCACCCTGTATCGCGGCGGCTACACCGCGTTCGAACGCGCCCGTGCCGAACGTCTGGCCCAGCAACAACAGGCCTACGAGAAGCAGCAGGCGCAACGTGCGCACATGGAAAGCTACATCGCCCGTTTCAAGGCCCAGGCCACCAAGGCCCGTCAGGCGCAGAGCCGGATCAAGGCACTGGAACGGATGGAAGAGCTGTCGGCGGCCCACGTCGATTCGCCGTTCGACTTCGTCTTCCGCGAGTCGACCAAGATCTCCAGCCCGCTGATCGACCTGTCGGATGCGCGTCTGGGCTATGGCGACAAAACCATCCTCGAGAAGGTCAAGTTGCAACTGACCCCGGGCGCGCGGATCGGCCTGCTCGGTCCGAACGGCGCGGGTAAATCGACGCTGATCAAGAACCTCGCTGGCGAGCTGTCACCGATCGCTGGGCGCCTGACCCGTGGCGAGAACACCGTGGTCGGCTACTTCGCTCAGCATCAGCTCGATTCGCTGGATGCCAAGGCCAGCCCGTTGCTGCACTTGCAGCGTCTGGCGCCGACCGAGCGTGAGCAGACCCTGCGTGATTTCCTCGGTGGTTTCGACTTCCGGGGTGCACGCATCGACGAGCCAGTACTGAATTTCTCCGGTGGCGAAAAAGCGCGTCTGGCCCTGGCGTTGATCGCCTGGGAACGGCCGAACCTGTTGCTGCTCGACGAACCGACCAACCACCTCGACCTGGAAATGCGCCTGGCGCTGACCATGGCGCTGCAGGAATTCAGCGGCGCGGTGCTGGTGGTGTCTCACGATCGACACTTGCTCAAGAGCACCACCGACAACTTCTACCTGGTCGCTGATGGCAAGGTCGAAGAGTTCGATGGCGACCTCGAAGACTACGCGCGCTGGCTGGTGGAGTACCGTCAGCGCAATGCACCGGTCAGTAACACCCCGGTGAATCCGGACAAGACCGACAAGAAGGCCCAGCGTCAAGCCGCGGCTGCGTTACGTCAGCAACTGGCACCGCACAAGCGTGAGGCCGACAAGCTCGAAGCCGAGCTGGGCAAGCTTCACGAGAAACTGGCCAAGGTCGACGCCAGCCTCGGCGACAGCGACATCTACGAGCCGGCGCGCAAAAATGAATTGCGTGATCTGCTCGCCGAACAGGCCAAGCTGAAGGTTCGTGAAGGCGAGCTGGAAGAGGCGTGGATGGAAGCCCTCGAGACGCTGGAAAGCATGCAAGCGGAGCTGGAGGCGCTGTCCTGA
- a CDS encoding TIGR02444 family protein, whose amino-acid sequence MSSDLWSFSLATYARPGVEDACLRLQTAGANVCLLLCGLWLEQRGATCDEQRVRQLQALTEPWDIDVVQPLRTLRMQWKTRAVDDAVLKGMREQIKSLELEAERALLSRLEGVAQEWMQNDAGSQTWLEELAGTAASPNRDALQVLRVAATGG is encoded by the coding sequence ATGTCCTCTGACCTGTGGAGCTTTTCCCTTGCCACCTACGCCCGCCCGGGTGTGGAAGACGCCTGCCTGCGACTGCAAACGGCGGGCGCGAATGTGTGCCTGCTGCTGTGCGGTTTATGGCTGGAGCAACGTGGCGCAACCTGCGACGAACAACGCGTAAGGCAGCTTCAGGCGCTGACCGAACCGTGGGATATCGACGTGGTGCAGCCACTGCGAACATTGCGCATGCAATGGAAAACGCGGGCGGTGGATGACGCGGTGTTGAAAGGCATGCGCGAGCAGATCAAATCACTCGAGCTTGAAGCTGAACGAGCGTTGCTGTCACGGCTTGAGGGTGTGGCACAGGAGTGGATGCAAAACGACGCAGGCTCGCAGACCTGGCTGGAAGAATTGGCCGGCACGGCGGCCAGCCCGAACCGCGACGCGCTGCAAGTGCTGCGCGTCGCGGCAACCGGCGGTTAG